A genomic stretch from Oscillospiraceae bacterium includes:
- a CDS encoding Gfo/Idh/MocA family oxidoreductase, with protein sequence MKEKIKIAIIGCGRFCINFVPLFKAHPSVEKVYVCDLIRERAENYASMFGVEIIDSFEKAVASDNINCIAIFTQRFKHGPMVIEALKAGKHVYSAVPCAIDVEDIMEIESLVRKTRLTYSMGETGFYRAPTIFCRREFKSGTFGKFTYGEAQYNHDIRNMEESFKSSAGDEWKKYAGIPPMFYPTHSTAMILGSMPGVYAKRVVAMGYKESPRTDIYGTKGQNLYDNPFSNTAMLLELSNGGIARISENRCVGWKSPETYISQFYGTDGCYEFSVARHSLSVWDPDRPGCAEMKDVTEELQPGEIYELINSDYKTAIQQLADTAGFTLSSPIQLKRKMPAEFDGMKNGHNGTHQFLVDDFCRAYDSGKLSPTNIWQVARFNIPGLLAHRSALNGGAPIDIPDLGNPPSDWEVLEADE encoded by the coding sequence ATGAAAGAAAAAATAAAAATAGCCATAATCGGCTGCGGACGCTTCTGCATAAACTTCGTTCCGCTTTTCAAGGCACACCCTTCGGTTGAAAAGGTATATGTGTGTGACCTGATAAGAGAGCGCGCCGAGAATTACGCCTCAATGTTCGGCGTTGAAATCATCGACAGCTTTGAAAAGGCGGTGGCAAGTGACAACATAAACTGCATTGCAATTTTCACCCAGCGCTTCAAGCACGGCCCCATGGTAATCGAGGCACTCAAGGCGGGAAAGCATGTTTACAGTGCTGTGCCCTGTGCCATCGATGTTGAGGACATAATGGAAATCGAAAGTCTTGTGCGCAAAACGCGCCTTACCTACTCCATGGGCGAGACGGGGTTTTACCGTGCGCCCACAATATTCTGCCGTCGGGAATTCAAATCGGGCACCTTCGGTAAATTCACCTACGGCGAAGCGCAATACAACCATGACATACGCAACATGGAGGAAAGCTTCAAAAGCTCCGCAGGCGATGAATGGAAGAAATACGCAGGTATTCCGCCGATGTTCTACCCCACCCATTCCACAGCCATGATTCTGGGCTCAATGCCGGGTGTTTATGCGAAAAGGGTTGTGGCAATGGGGTATAAAGAAAGCCCCCGCACCGATATTTACGGCACAAAGGGTCAGAATCTTTACGATAATCCCTTTTCTAACACCGCCATGCTTCTGGAGCTTTCAAACGGCGGTATCGCCCGCATCAGCGAAAACCGCTGTGTAGGCTGGAAGTCGCCCGAGACCTACATTTCCCAGTTTTACGGCACCGACGGATGCTACGAATTTTCCGTGGCGCGTCACAGTCTGAGTGTGTGGGATCCCGACCGACCGGGCTGTGCTGAAATGAAGGATGTGACCGAGGAGCTTCAGCCTGGGGAAATATATGAACTTATAAATTCCGACTACAAAACCGCAATCCAGCAGCTTGCCGATACGGCGGGATTTACGCTGTCCTCACCGATTCAGCTTAAACGCAAAATGCCTGCGGAATTTGACGGCATGAAAAACGGTCACAACGGCACACATCAGTTTTTGGTTGACGATTTCTGCCGTGCCTACGACAGCGGAAAGCTGTCCCCCACCAACATATGGCAGGTGGCGCGCTTCAACATTCCCGGGCTTCTAGCCCACAGGTCAGCTTTAAACGGCGGCGCACCCATAGATATTCCCGACCTCGGAAACCCTCCGTCTGACTGGGAGGTTCTGGAGGCAGACGAATAA